In Candidatus Methanomethylophilus alvi Mx1201, a genomic segment contains:
- a CDS encoding LicD family protein yields MSSLEMMNETQSRLLSMYKDISKILDAHGIRYYLCYGSAIGAVRHGGFIPWDDDMDIWVWQEDLADIKKYLQSELDPKHYYYHDSKADTHPHVIYRGDDFEKDLERKDAPFIDLFPLVRYPFGRFRRLLSNISIWGIHISVTLLDHLESVGVYRAFLWVPSLFRKFAEMLVEDSSDFRTIYTTEFQNEIFPSDCFGSPVPHVFEDTTCYLAEKNDELLTHIFGDYMTPPPEDKRTGSKGFPLNVFKDYTIDRG; encoded by the coding sequence ATGTCCTCTCTGGAAATGATGAATGAAACTCAATCCCGTCTTCTTTCTATGTATAAGGACATCTCTAAGATATTGGATGCCCACGGGATTAGGTATTATCTGTGCTACGGTTCTGCCATCGGAGCTGTAAGGCATGGCGGATTCATTCCTTGGGATGACGATATGGATATCTGGGTATGGCAAGAGGATCTCGCCGATATCAAAAAATATCTGCAGTCGGAGTTGGATCCCAAGCACTACTATTACCATGATTCTAAGGCGGACACACATCCCCATGTCATATATCGCGGAGATGATTTTGAAAAAGATCTCGAAAGAAAGGATGCTCCTTTCATAGATCTGTTTCCCTTGGTGAGATATCCTTTTGGAAGATTCAGAAGATTGTTGTCCAATATCTCGATATGGGGGATACACATCTCGGTGACCTTATTGGATCATCTGGAATCGGTCGGCGTCTATCGCGCGTTTTTATGGGTCCCTTCTTTATTCAGGAAGTTTGCGGAGATGCTGGTGGAAGATTCGTCGGATTTCAGAACGATATATACGACCGAATTTCAAAATGAGATATTCCCGTCAGATTGTTTCGGAAGTCCTGTGCCCCATGTTTTCGAGGATACGACCTGTTATCTTGCCGAGAAAAATGATGAGTTACTTACACATATATTCGGGGACTATATGACTCCCCCACCAGAGGATAAACGTACGGGCTCCAAGGGATTCCCTCTTAATGTGTTCAAGGACTACACTATCGATAGGGGTTGA
- the rpiA gene encoding ribose-5-phosphate isomerase RpiA yields the protein MKKRPAAEKAVDDYVRDGMTIGLGTGNAANMAIDRIAELVDEGYDLKFVATSLQTASYAQMHGLEISDIDQVDHIDVTIDGADEVDPDLNMIKGLGGALLREKIVASLTEKEIIVVDGFKVTDVLGKKVPLPVEVCRFAHSKTASALSSLGCEPLLRTNGDGKAFVSDGGNYIYDCRFKSISDPVALESAIDVIPGVVECGLFIGMAYAVEAYCEESDSVKELIFKDRTAGLREYP from the coding sequence ATGAAAAAGCGCCCTGCAGCAGAAAAAGCAGTAGACGATTATGTCAGAGACGGAATGACCATCGGACTAGGTACTGGCAATGCGGCTAATATGGCCATAGACCGTATTGCCGAGTTGGTCGATGAAGGGTACGATTTGAAATTTGTAGCAACCTCTTTGCAGACTGCTTCTTATGCTCAGATGCATGGGTTGGAGATATCGGATATTGACCAGGTGGATCACATTGATGTCACAATAGACGGTGCCGACGAAGTGGACCCCGATCTAAATATGATCAAAGGTCTTGGTGGTGCACTTCTGAGGGAGAAGATTGTAGCAAGTTTGACTGAGAAGGAGATCATAGTCGTGGATGGGTTCAAAGTCACGGACGTTCTTGGAAAAAAGGTCCCTCTTCCCGTGGAAGTATGTAGATTTGCCCATTCTAAGACTGCCTCTGCTCTGAGCAGTCTCGGATGCGAACCTCTTCTCAGAACCAATGGGGATGGGAAGGCATTCGTTTCAGACGGTGGCAACTATATTTACGACTGTAGATTCAAGAGTATATCCGATCCCGTAGCTTTAGAGTCAGCTATTGATGTTATCCCCGGAGTCGTGGAATGTGGATTATTCATAGGAATGGCCTATGCAGTGGAGGCCTATTGTGAGGAGTCCGACTCTGTGAAAGAGTTGATATTCAAAGATCGAACAGCTGGTCTTCGGGAATATCCATGA
- a CDS encoding IspD/TarI family cytidylyltransferase — MKTVALILAGGIGKRMGVSLPKQFLEIKGKPVLVHTLSNFQRNDSVNSIVVVCVSDWIEYTWDLVKKYNLSKVEAIIPGGDTSHDSTRNGIFHLRRTLGKGDVVIIHDAARPILPQKAIDEMLRIAKDNGNASLAIPCYETVIYTDDQLSGNKELDRSHLMRVQTPQAYEYSSILELYERAEKEDRHDFIYADIVAVEYGMTVYFSKGFTNNIKITKQEDIPLCEYLMDIPEDQLFDL, encoded by the coding sequence ATGAAAACCGTGGCACTCATTCTGGCAGGAGGCATAGGAAAACGTATGGGTGTCTCTCTTCCAAAACAATTTTTGGAAATCAAAGGAAAACCCGTACTCGTACACACCCTTTCCAATTTCCAAAGAAACGATTCGGTAAATTCGATAGTTGTCGTATGCGTATCGGATTGGATAGAATACACTTGGGATCTGGTCAAGAAATACAACCTATCCAAGGTCGAAGCGATCATCCCCGGAGGCGACACATCGCATGATTCGACTCGTAACGGGATATTCCATCTGCGCAGAACCTTAGGCAAAGGCGATGTGGTAATAATACATGATGCGGCAAGACCGATACTTCCACAGAAGGCCATTGATGAGATGCTCCGCATAGCCAAAGATAATGGAAACGCTTCCTTGGCTATTCCATGTTACGAGACCGTGATATATACCGACGATCAACTGTCTGGAAACAAAGAACTCGATAGAAGTCATTTGATGAGGGTACAAACCCCGCAAGCATACGAATATTCGAGCATATTGGAATTATACGAACGTGCGGAGAAAGAAGATCGTCACGACTTCATATATGCAGACATCGTCGCCGTAGAATACGGAATGACCGTTTATTTCTCCAAAGGATTCACCAACAATATCAAGATTACAAAACAGGAGGACATTCCCCTCTGCGAGTACCTCATGGATATTCCCGAAGACCAGCTGTTCGATCTTTGA